The Euphorbia lathyris chromosome 8, ddEupLath1.1, whole genome shotgun sequence genome has a window encoding:
- the LOC136203205 gene encoding acid phosphatase 1-like — MAAFKFPSLLAILVLLNMLNTAISQSILQMHRSRSGSFLYCDSWRLSVETNNAGYWETIPSECMSFVENYMTGKRYLSDSKVAASDSLAFAQSVNFTGDGKEVWVFDIDETLLSTISLYQARGFKSEPLEALAFETSTYIDLFDLPALPASLKFYNELLEMNFTIVLLTGRAEALRNGTEENLLKVGYTNWERLILRNATDEAKTAVDYKSEKRQELVDEGYVIHGNSGDQWSDLLGYAVAERSFKLPNIMYYIA, encoded by the exons ATGGCAGCTTTCAAATTTCCTTCCCTCCTTGCAATTCTGGTCCTCTTAAACATGCTAAACACCGCCATTTCTCAGTCTATCCTCCAAATGCATCGCAGCAGATCAGGCAGCTTCCTTTATTGCGATAGCTGGAGGCTCTCCGTGGAAACCAACAACGCAGGTTACTGGGAAACCATTCCTTCTGAATGCATGAGCTTCGTCGAAAACTATATGACCGGAAAACGCTACCTTTCTGACTCCAAAGTCGCCGCTTCTGACTCCCTTGCCTTCGCTCAGTCAGTAAATTTTACCGGCGATGGCAAGGAAGTTTGGGTGTTTGATATTGATGAGACTCTTCTCTCCACTATTTCTCTCTACCAGGCTCGTGGATTCAA aTCCGAGCCTTTGGAAGCATTAGCATTTGAGACATCGACATATATAGATTTGTTTGATTTACCTGCTTTACCGGCAAGTTTGAAATTTTACAACGAGCTACTCGAGATGAATTTTACAATTGTTCTTTTAACTGGACGAGCTGAAGCTTTAAGAAACGGCACCGAGGAAAATCTCCTTAAAGTCGGATATACCAATTGGGAAAGACTCATTTTAAG GAATGCGACGGATGAAGCTAAGACAGCTGTTGACTACAAATCCGAGAAGAGACAAGAATTGGTAGATGAAGGGTATGTGATACATGGTAATTCGGGAGATCAATGGAGTGATTTGTTGGGGTATGCAGTTGCTGAGAGGTCTTTTAAACTTCCAAATATTATGTATTACATTGCTTAG